One window of the Prinia subflava isolate CZ2003 ecotype Zambia chromosome 1, Cam_Psub_1.2, whole genome shotgun sequence genome contains the following:
- the CLXN gene encoding calaxin isoform X2, translated as MSRKGAKLLLDSLARSAKHFNKSEVECLVNLFDTLVARASSHYAGVGFDRTVFRDTLYSAFGMTDDAVLDRVFSIFDKSNNGYITVVDWVEGLAVLLRGTLEEKMKYCFAVYDLNGDGYISREEMFQMLKNSLLIQPADEEPDEGVKDLVEIALKKMDYDRDGKLSFADFEQAVRDEKLLLEAFGPCLPDIKYLL; from the exons aTGAGCAGGAAGGGGGCgaagctgctgctggactcGCTGGCCCGCTCCGCCAAGCACT TTAACAAAAGCGAAGTGGAATGTCTGGTCAACCTCTTCGACACGCTGGtggccagggccagcagccactATGCTGGGGTGGGCTTCGACCGCACGGTGTTCCGGGACACGCTGTACAGCGCCTTCGGCATGACGGATGACGCGGTGCTGGACCGAG TGTTCAGCATTTTTGATAAAAGCAACAATGGCTACATCACTGTGGTGGACTGGGTGGAAGGCTTAGCAGTGTTACTTCGGGGGACACTGGAAGAGAAGATGAAAT ATTGTTTTGCAGTTTATGACCTGAATGGTGATGGATATATTTCGAGAGAGGAAATGTTTCAAATGCTGAAGAACAGCCTTCTCATACAACCAGCAGATGAAGAGCCTGATGAGGGAGTTAAGGACTTGGTTGAGATAGCACTGAAGAAAATG GACTATGACCGCGATGGCAAGCTTTCTTTTGCAGACTTTGAACAAGCAGTCAGAGATGAAAAACTTCTCTTAGAAGCCTTTGGACCATGTTTGCCAGACATAAAG TATCTCCTTTGA
- the CLXN gene encoding calaxin isoform X3: MSRKGAKLLLDSLARSAKHFNKSEVECLVNLFDTLVARASSHYAGVGFDRTVFRDTLYSAFGMTDDAVLDRDCFAVYDLNGDGYISREEMFQMLKNSLLIQPADEEPDEGVKDLVEIALKKMDYDRDGKLSFADFEQAVRDEKLLLEAFGPCLPDIKSSISFEQKIFRAAPK; the protein is encoded by the exons aTGAGCAGGAAGGGGGCgaagctgctgctggactcGCTGGCCCGCTCCGCCAAGCACT TTAACAAAAGCGAAGTGGAATGTCTGGTCAACCTCTTCGACACGCTGGtggccagggccagcagccactATGCTGGGGTGGGCTTCGACCGCACGGTGTTCCGGGACACGCTGTACAGCGCCTTCGGCATGACGGATGACGCGGTGCTGGACCGAG ATTGTTTTGCAGTTTATGACCTGAATGGTGATGGATATATTTCGAGAGAGGAAATGTTTCAAATGCTGAAGAACAGCCTTCTCATACAACCAGCAGATGAAGAGCCTGATGAGGGAGTTAAGGACTTGGTTGAGATAGCACTGAAGAAAATG GACTATGACCGCGATGGCAAGCTTTCTTTTGCAGACTTTGAACAAGCAGTCAGAGATGAAAAACTTCTCTTAGAAGCCTTTGGACCATGTTTGCCAGACATAAAG agcAGTATCTCCTTTGAACAGAAAATTTTCCGGGCAGCTCCTAAATAG
- the CLXN gene encoding calaxin isoform X1, whose protein sequence is MSRKGAKLLLDSLARSAKHFNKSEVECLVNLFDTLVARASSHYAGVGFDRTVFRDTLYSAFGMTDDAVLDRVFSIFDKSNNGYITVVDWVEGLAVLLRGTLEEKMKYCFAVYDLNGDGYISREEMFQMLKNSLLIQPADEEPDEGVKDLVEIALKKMDYDRDGKLSFADFEQAVRDEKLLLEAFGPCLPDIKSSISFEQKIFRAAPK, encoded by the exons aTGAGCAGGAAGGGGGCgaagctgctgctggactcGCTGGCCCGCTCCGCCAAGCACT TTAACAAAAGCGAAGTGGAATGTCTGGTCAACCTCTTCGACACGCTGGtggccagggccagcagccactATGCTGGGGTGGGCTTCGACCGCACGGTGTTCCGGGACACGCTGTACAGCGCCTTCGGCATGACGGATGACGCGGTGCTGGACCGAG TGTTCAGCATTTTTGATAAAAGCAACAATGGCTACATCACTGTGGTGGACTGGGTGGAAGGCTTAGCAGTGTTACTTCGGGGGACACTGGAAGAGAAGATGAAAT ATTGTTTTGCAGTTTATGACCTGAATGGTGATGGATATATTTCGAGAGAGGAAATGTTTCAAATGCTGAAGAACAGCCTTCTCATACAACCAGCAGATGAAGAGCCTGATGAGGGAGTTAAGGACTTGGTTGAGATAGCACTGAAGAAAATG GACTATGACCGCGATGGCAAGCTTTCTTTTGCAGACTTTGAACAAGCAGTCAGAGATGAAAAACTTCTCTTAGAAGCCTTTGGACCATGTTTGCCAGACATAAAG agcAGTATCTCCTTTGAACAGAAAATTTTCCGGGCAGCTCCTAAATAG
- the RBM48 gene encoding RNA-binding protein 48 translates to MAAGSSGGPGAPCRHHAQLGACESRAKYREGWRPRAVKVYTINLESRYLLIQGVPALGAMKELVEQFALYGAIEEYHALDEYPAEQFTEVYLIKFKKLQCARVAKKKMDERSFFGGLLHVCYAPEFETVQETREKLQDRRKYIAKATNQRDSFVLKKVEGPKKTASKNSEHDCPWSTLGSHGARNWDPSCFTSSPEVSHNTAYPSGNQNQSLLTSPHCDNNCAEISGYFGQNTSLTPSVHPGGHTPAASLMQHRTGPAYNGIDRFMPRTTHLQERKRKREEGNKFSLIGTSEDNTEVVIGPQLPEIPKVDMDDESLNTSATLIRNKLKEVADSVSTPVEKPESTSARPPVKQRRRI, encoded by the exons ATGGCGgccggcagcagcggcggccCGGGCGCTCCGTGCCGGCACCACGCGCAGCTGGGAGCCTGCGAGTCCCGCGCCAAGTACCGCGAGGGGTGGCGGCCGCGCGCCGTGAAG gtttaCACTATCAACTTGGAATCTCGCTATTTACTGATACAAGGAGTTCCTGCATTAGGTGCTATGAAGGAACTAGTGGAACAATTTGCATTATATGGTGCCATTGAAGAATATCATGCTCTAGATGAATATCCAGCAGAGCAATTTACTGAAGTATATCTTATAAAATTCAAAAAACTGCAATGTGCAAG GGTGgccaagaaaaaaatggatgaaCGAAGTTTCTTTGGTGGTTTGCTGCACGTGTGCTATGCTCCAGAATTTGAAACAGTCCAAGAAACTAGAGAGAAGTTGCAGGACAGAAGAAAGTATATAGCAAAAGCAACAAATCAAAGAG aCAGCTTTGTGCTAAAGAAAGTAGAAGGCCCTAAGAAGACAGCCTCAAAGAACTCTGAGCATGACTGTCCGTGGAGTACATTGGGATCACATGGAGCCAGGAACTGGGATCCATCCTGCTTTACAAGTTCTCCTGAGGTATCCCACAACACAGCATATCCATCTGGGAATCAAAACCAGAGCCTGCTAACATCTCCACACTGTGATAACAATTGTGCTGAAATTTCTGGGTACTTTGGTCAAAACACATCTTTAACTCCAAGTGTCCATCCAGGAGGACATACTCCAGCAGCTTCCTTAATGCAGCACAGAACGGGCCCAGCTTACAATGGAATTGACAGGTTTATGCCTCGTACTACTCACCTGCAAGAAcggaagaggaagagggaagaaggTAACAAGTTTTCCCTCATTGGAACAAGTGAGGACAATACTGAAGTTGTTATTGGTCCACAACTACCAGAAATACCTAAAGTGGATATGGATGATGAGTCTTTGAATACTTCAGCCACATTAATTCgaaataaactgaaagag GTAGCAGATTCTGTTTCAACGCCTGTGGAAAAGCCAGAGAGCACCTCAGCCAGACCACCTGTAAAGCAGAGAAGAAGAATATAG